From a single Coriobacteriaceae bacterium genomic region:
- the hisI gene encoding phosphoribosyl-AMP cyclohydrolase: MREITTPADLKYDAKGLIPCVVQQYDTGEVLMVAWMNEESVGLTLKTGTTWFWSRSRQELWNKGATSGNMQAVKELWADCDSDTLLVKVDSPGPACHTGNRTCFFKKLA, encoded by the coding sequence ATGAGAGAAATTACTACTCCAGCGGATCTTAAATACGACGCCAAAGGATTGATTCCTTGTGTGGTTCAGCAATATGACACCGGCGAGGTGCTTATGGTTGCTTGGATGAACGAGGAGTCGGTGGGGTTGACGCTCAAGACCGGCACCACGTGGTTTTGGAGCCGCAGTCGCCAGGAGCTCTGGAACAAGGGCGCGACGAGCGGCAATATGCAAGCGGTCAAGGAGCTCTGGGCCGACTGCGATAGCGATACGCTGCTGGTCAAGGTTGACTCGCCGGGCCCGGCTTGCCACACCGGCAACCGTACCTGCTTCTTTAAGAAACTCGCGTAG
- the hisF gene encoding imidazole glycerol phosphate synthase subunit HisF, translating to MLTKRVIPCLDVKDGRVVKGVNFVSLRDAGDPVELARAYDREGADEVVFLDITATSDNRATTIEMAAHAAEELAIPYTVGGGFRDLAGMRTMVAAGADKVSLNSAAVRDPSLVSQAAAAFGSQAVVVAIDAKRVGLPGEPGADKWEVFTAGGRNATGIDAVAWAEEAARRGAGEILLTSMDRDGTKAGFDLALTRAVARAVPIPVIASGGVGTLEHFAEGVIEGEADAVLAASVFHFGTFSIRQVKEYMASQGIPVRLDF from the coding sequence ATGCTTACCAAACGCGTGATTCCCTGCTTGGACGTTAAGGACGGCCGCGTGGTCAAGGGCGTCAACTTTGTGAGCCTGCGCGATGCGGGCGATCCGGTGGAGCTGGCGCGCGCCTACGACCGCGAGGGCGCGGACGAAGTCGTGTTCCTGGACATCACTGCGACGAGCGACAACCGTGCGACGACCATTGAGATGGCGGCGCATGCGGCCGAGGAGTTGGCCATTCCCTATACCGTGGGCGGTGGTTTTCGTGACCTGGCGGGCATGCGAACCATGGTGGCTGCCGGTGCCGATAAGGTGTCGCTCAACTCTGCTGCCGTGCGCGATCCGTCGCTGGTCAGCCAAGCTGCCGCTGCATTTGGCAGCCAGGCCGTGGTCGTGGCGATCGATGCCAAGCGTGTTGGTTTGCCCGGTGAGCCGGGAGCCGACAAGTGGGAGGTCTTTACCGCGGGCGGCCGTAACGCCACGGGTATCGATGCGGTGGCGTGGGCCGAGGAAGCGGCTCGTCGCGGCGCCGGTGAGATCTTGCTCACCAGCATGGATCGCGACGGCACCAAGGCTGGCTTCGACCTGGCACTCACCCGCGCCGTGGCGCGCGCGGTGCCGATCCCGGTGATCGCAAGCGGCGGCGTGGGCACGCTCGAGCATTTTGCCGAGGGCGTGATCGAGGGCGAAGCCGATGCCGTGCTGGCAGCAAGTGTCTTTCACTTTGGGACCTTCAGCATTCGCCAGGTGAAGGAGTATATGGCGTCGCAGGGCATTCCTGTGAGATTGGACTTCTAA